Proteins encoded by one window of Arachis ipaensis cultivar K30076 chromosome B04, Araip1.1, whole genome shotgun sequence:
- the LOC107637072 gene encoding receptor-like protein kinase ANXUR2 yields the protein MNNLMLPLIAIGLAGYIAPEHVLTRIFTDKCDVYSFGMVLIEVVSTTYKHTIFDKIIMLESSSDLSLDPFDLMNPFVDISEMLERFSVDEIIDPILMRKIAPECLAVFIDVTKRCLSREANERPNIGEVDLELELALALQEEADDRNHGGGW from the coding sequence ATGAATAACTTAATGCTTCCATTGATTGCTATAGGTTTAGCTGGTTACATAGCACCTGAGCAtgtcctaaccagaatcttcacAGATAAATGTGATGTTTATTCATTTGGTATGGTCCTAATAGAAGTTGTATCCACTACTTACAAGCACACCATCTTTGACAAAATCATTATGTTGGAGAGCTCATCAGATTTGTCTCTAGATCCATTTGATTTAATGAATCCATTTGTGGATATATCTGAAATGTTGGAGAGATTCTCAGTTGATGAGATTATTGATCCAATTCTGATGAGAAAGATAGCACCAGAATGTTTGGCAGTATTCATAGATGTCACAAAAAGATGCTTGAGCAGAGAAGCAAATGAAAGACCAAATATAGGTGAAGTAGATCTTGAACTGGAGCTAGCACTAGCACTGCAAGAGGAGGCCGATGACCGGAATCATGGTGGTGGCTGGTGA